A window of Syngnathoides biaculeatus isolate LvHL_M chromosome 9, ASM1980259v1, whole genome shotgun sequence contains these coding sequences:
- the LOC133506269 gene encoding docking protein 2-like isoform X1: protein MDSYTKTGTVYLQPRKAGKKWKLVLLSLVLPSNNGVGRLEIQLIGGGGGGKEHGAGLRRQHQPQESKVKVVRLSELISVLRLPPNAEACPMENMSAFCVESQERTMVFATQKDDCVDWVEKLCQTTFQKSTGSGTNQLHMEENQIYVSGYNATDFCVVVQRTDAATRCGLQGAYWLQVGQKALLLKDTQKANIVGQWPYELLRRYGKDKVTLTIEAGRRCDSGPGTFTFETQQSEKIFNLIKSTIKQRTLAVISGNLHQEVDKALGPNIQTYSSLPKVEAMTSMASILENCRTQGKTFQVAENSMGCQDDSTHSLENKSIQPAPITRLPLPVVPKLASPPGCLHASQSEVEYANPADCIQNIPKPQATMSHVYIDPASVLPLHPPTSKETINTVSNSYTPHSCFIVNHPESVYSEVYDKVSLDKNESNAEWSEQYNINFTEDEPIYTVPVSKEDDSDQAETKPDSFSHLYAQVNKTSSSIHFAHPPPPSSPSLANSMAASKISDSSADDVIYENLGII, encoded by the exons gtggtggtggaggaaaAGAACATGGTGCCGGCTTGAGGAGACAACATCAGCCTCAAGAAAGCAAGGTCAAAGTGGTTCGACTATCTGAGCTTATTAGTGTTCTGAGACTCCCACCAAATGCTGAAGCGTGTCCCATG GAGAACATGTCAGCCTTTTGTGTGGAATCACAGGAGAGAACGATGGTGTTTGCTACACAAAAAGATGACTGTGTGGACTGGGTAGAGAAACTTTGTCAAACAACATTTCAG AAGAGCACTGGATCAGGCACTAATCAGCTTCACATGGAAGAAAATCAGATTTATGTATCAGGATATAACG CCACAGATTTCTGTGTGGTAGTGCAAAGGACAGATGCAGCAACACGCTGTGGACTGCAGGGTGCATACTGGCTACAAGTTGGACAAAAGGCCCTTCTTCTGAAAGATACTCAAAAGGCGAATATTGTTGGACAATGGCCATATGAACTGCTGAGGCGATATGGTAAAGATAAG GTGACATTAACCATTGAAGCAGGAAGACGATGTGACAGTGGTCCTGGAACATTTACCTTTGAAACACAACAATCTGAGAAAATTTTCAACCTGATCAAAAGCACCATCAAGCAAAGGACTTTAGCTGTTATATCAGGCAACCTTCACCAGGAAGTAGACAAAGCTTTAGGACCAAACATTCAAACTTATTCCTCTCTCCCAAAAGTAGAAGCTATGACCAGTATGGCTTCCATTCTGGAAAACTGCAGGACAcaaggaaaaacatttcaagtcgCAGAAAACAGCATGGGATGTCAAGATGATTCCACTCATTCAttagaaaataaatcaatacaacCAGCTCCAATCACACGTCTGCCTCTTCCAGTGGTCCCCAAACTGGCCAGTCCCCCTGGGTGTCTTCATGCTAGTCAATCTGAAGTTGAATATGCCAACCCAGCTGACTGCATCCAAAATATACCAAAACCTCAAGCTACCATGTCTCATGTGTACATAGACCCTGCAAGTGTTCTTCCCCTCCATCCTCCAACTTCAAAAGAAACTATAAATACAGTTTCCAACTCTTACACACCACACTCTTGCTTCATTGTCAATCACCCAGAGTCTGTTTATTCAGAGGTGTACGATAAAGTCAGTCTGGACAAGAATGAATCAAATGCAGAGTGGAGTGaacaatataatataaatttCACAGAGGATGAACCAATTTATACTGTACCTGTGAGCAAGGAAGATGATTCTGATCAAGCTGAAACCAAACCAGATTCATTTTCCCACCTCTATGCTCAAGTGAATAAAACATCATCATCTATTCACTTTGCACACCCACCTCCCCCATCTTCGCCATCTTTAGCCAACAGCATGGCTGCTTCCAAAATTTCTGATAGCTCTGCTGATGATGTCATCTATGAAAACCTGGGCATCATATAA
- the LOC133506269 gene encoding docking protein 2-like isoform X2: MDSYTKTGTVYLQPRKAGKKWKLVLLSLVLPSNNGVGRLEIQLIGGGGGGKEHGAGLRRQHQPQESKVKVVRLSELISVLRLPPNAEACPMENMSAFCVESQERTMVFATQKDDCVDWKSTGSGTNQLHMEENQIYVSGYNATDFCVVVQRTDAATRCGLQGAYWLQVGQKALLLKDTQKANIVGQWPYELLRRYGKDKVTLTIEAGRRCDSGPGTFTFETQQSEKIFNLIKSTIKQRTLAVISGNLHQEVDKALGPNIQTYSSLPKVEAMTSMASILENCRTQGKTFQVAENSMGCQDDSTHSLENKSIQPAPITRLPLPVVPKLASPPGCLHASQSEVEYANPADCIQNIPKPQATMSHVYIDPASVLPLHPPTSKETINTVSNSYTPHSCFIVNHPESVYSEVYDKVSLDKNESNAEWSEQYNINFTEDEPIYTVPVSKEDDSDQAETKPDSFSHLYAQVNKTSSSIHFAHPPPPSSPSLANSMAASKISDSSADDVIYENLGII, encoded by the exons gtggtggtggaggaaaAGAACATGGTGCCGGCTTGAGGAGACAACATCAGCCTCAAGAAAGCAAGGTCAAAGTGGTTCGACTATCTGAGCTTATTAGTGTTCTGAGACTCCCACCAAATGCTGAAGCGTGTCCCATG GAGAACATGTCAGCCTTTTGTGTGGAATCACAGGAGAGAACGATGGTGTTTGCTACACAAAAAGATGACTGTGTGGACTGG AAGAGCACTGGATCAGGCACTAATCAGCTTCACATGGAAGAAAATCAGATTTATGTATCAGGATATAACG CCACAGATTTCTGTGTGGTAGTGCAAAGGACAGATGCAGCAACACGCTGTGGACTGCAGGGTGCATACTGGCTACAAGTTGGACAAAAGGCCCTTCTTCTGAAAGATACTCAAAAGGCGAATATTGTTGGACAATGGCCATATGAACTGCTGAGGCGATATGGTAAAGATAAG GTGACATTAACCATTGAAGCAGGAAGACGATGTGACAGTGGTCCTGGAACATTTACCTTTGAAACACAACAATCTGAGAAAATTTTCAACCTGATCAAAAGCACCATCAAGCAAAGGACTTTAGCTGTTATATCAGGCAACCTTCACCAGGAAGTAGACAAAGCTTTAGGACCAAACATTCAAACTTATTCCTCTCTCCCAAAAGTAGAAGCTATGACCAGTATGGCTTCCATTCTGGAAAACTGCAGGACAcaaggaaaaacatttcaagtcgCAGAAAACAGCATGGGATGTCAAGATGATTCCACTCATTCAttagaaaataaatcaatacaacCAGCTCCAATCACACGTCTGCCTCTTCCAGTGGTCCCCAAACTGGCCAGTCCCCCTGGGTGTCTTCATGCTAGTCAATCTGAAGTTGAATATGCCAACCCAGCTGACTGCATCCAAAATATACCAAAACCTCAAGCTACCATGTCTCATGTGTACATAGACCCTGCAAGTGTTCTTCCCCTCCATCCTCCAACTTCAAAAGAAACTATAAATACAGTTTCCAACTCTTACACACCACACTCTTGCTTCATTGTCAATCACCCAGAGTCTGTTTATTCAGAGGTGTACGATAAAGTCAGTCTGGACAAGAATGAATCAAATGCAGAGTGGAGTGaacaatataatataaatttCACAGAGGATGAACCAATTTATACTGTACCTGTGAGCAAGGAAGATGATTCTGATCAAGCTGAAACCAAACCAGATTCATTTTCCCACCTCTATGCTCAAGTGAATAAAACATCATCATCTATTCACTTTGCACACCCACCTCCCCCATCTTCGCCATCTTTAGCCAACAGCATGGCTGCTTCCAAAATTTCTGATAGCTCTGCTGATGATGTCATCTATGAAAACCTGGGCATCATATAA